A genomic window from Deferrivibrio essentukiensis includes:
- a CDS encoding cupin domain-containing protein → MFIGHEKDIEKIGFDGDNIKGVIKQSLIGPDQGWDGYIMRVFTVEESGFTPRHSHPWPHINYVISGKGTLYLSGKEYEISAGSIAYVPNNTAHQFMANKGETIKFICIVPEEGDK, encoded by the coding sequence ATGTTTATAGGGCATGAAAAGGATATTGAGAAAATCGGATTTGATGGTGATAATATTAAAGGTGTAATTAAGCAGTCACTTATTGGGCCTGACCAAGGTTGGGATGGTTATATAATGCGGGTATTTACTGTTGAAGAAAGCGGTTTTACTCCAAGACATTCACACCCTTGGCCACATATAAATTATGTAATTAGCGGTAAGGGGACACTTTATTTAAGTGGTAAAGAGTATGAGATTAGTGCCGGCTCAATAGCGTATGTCCCTAATAATACCGCTCATCAGTTTATGGCAAATAAGGGTGAAACTATTAAATTTATCTGCATTGTCCCAGAGGAAGGTGATAAGTAA
- the rplT gene encoding 50S ribosomal protein L20, producing the protein MPRAKGGFKTRRRRNKWLKVSKGFVGVPNNVYKKSREIGERALAESYKGRKQRKRDFRRLWIIRINAAVRQYGLSYSRFIGMLKDKNIDIDRKVLSEMAVNNPQEFEQLVKKVSA; encoded by the coding sequence GTGCCAAGAGCAAAAGGTGGTTTTAAAACCAGAAGAAGAAGGAACAAATGGCTCAAAGTCAGTAAAGGATTTGTTGGTGTTCCCAATAATGTTTACAAAAAGAGCCGTGAAATAGGTGAACGAGCCTTAGCTGAATCCTATAAAGGAAGAAAACAGAGGAAAAGGGATTTTAGAAGGCTTTGGATTATTAGGATTAATGCTGCTGTTAGACAGTATGGTTTAAGCTACAGCAGATTTATCGGTATGCTTAAAGATAAAAATATCGATATTGACCGCAAGGTCTTGTCAGAAATGGCAGTTAATAATCCTCAAGAATTTGAGCAATTGGTTAAAAAGGTCTCAGCTTAA
- a CDS encoding bacteriohemerythrin encodes MTEENILKVELLTETYEALCRKVEFIASKDIGTIRLDEIKALINELKNFHKFLWNLMTRYSFENSEIYRDYTDECIKTLNDIYLEAELYGFKDDLKIRLQQALEKYIDSCFLELDNTFLPFLNKTVFLKNLSLGIKLIDAQHKSLFVFIDKFVAKIMDNASKEETLKVVNYLEKYTDKHFSDEEKLMKEVNYPETSNHIKEHSKFKQTVLSIKDQVGEKNTELIEEIFLGLNEWLIKHILGSDKKFADFYHGK; translated from the coding sequence ATGACTGAAGAAAATATATTAAAAGTAGAATTACTTACCGAAACTTACGAAGCTTTATGTAGGAAAGTCGAATTCATAGCAAGTAAAGACATTGGTACCATTAGGTTGGATGAGATAAAAGCTCTCATCAATGAGCTCAAAAATTTCCACAAGTTTTTGTGGAATTTAATGACTAGATACAGCTTTGAAAACAGTGAAATATATAGGGATTATACTGATGAGTGTATTAAGACCCTGAATGATATCTATCTGGAAGCAGAACTTTATGGTTTTAAGGATGATTTAAAAATTAGGTTACAGCAAGCACTTGAAAAATACATTGACTCATGCTTCTTAGAACTAGATAATACTTTTCTCCCCTTTCTAAACAAAACAGTTTTTTTGAAAAACCTCTCTTTAGGTATTAAATTAATAGATGCTCAACATAAGTCGCTATTTGTTTTCATTGATAAATTTGTAGCTAAGATAATGGATAACGCATCAAAAGAAGAAACTCTCAAGGTTGTGAATTACCTTGAAAAATATACTGACAAGCATTTTAGTGATGAAGAAAAATTGATGAAAGAAGTAAACTATCCTGAAACTTCAAACCATATTAAAGAGCATAGCAAATTCAAGCAAACAGTATTAAGTATCAAAGACCAGGTTGGCGAAAAAAATACTGAACTAATCGAGGAGATATTTTTAGGGCTTAACGAATGGTTAATAAAACACATTCTCGGCTCGGACAAAAAATTTGCAGATTTTTATCATGGAAAATAA
- a CDS encoding YhdH/YhfP family quinone oxidoreductase, whose amino-acid sequence MKFNAMIVKEEDGKYIRSIEEKDINELPDNDVIINVKYSSLNYKDALSAIGNKGVTKQYPHTPGIDAAGVVYKSKSDKFKEGEEVILTGYDLGMNTPGGFGEYISVPASWVIKKPDNLTLKESMIFGTAGFTAALSIIQLEKYGLTPESGEILVTGATGGVGSMAVAMLSESGYNVVAATGKKEKEEMLKSLGASQIIDRKEIDDESGKPMLKPRWGGVVDTVGGNILVTAIKSLKYGCSATTCGLTKSHELNLTVFPFILRGVNLLGIDSVEQPIEVKENVWNNISQRWNKDYVQQIYQEVSLEQLSEKIDLILKGQIAGRVVVKI is encoded by the coding sequence ATGAAATTTAATGCAATGATAGTAAAAGAGGAAGATGGGAAATATATTAGAAGCATTGAAGAAAAAGATATCAATGAATTGCCGGACAACGATGTAATAATTAATGTAAAATACTCCTCTTTAAACTACAAAGATGCACTATCTGCTATTGGTAATAAAGGTGTAACAAAACAATATCCCCATACTCCTGGAATCGATGCTGCAGGCGTGGTATATAAAAGTAAATCAGATAAATTTAAAGAGGGTGAAGAGGTAATTCTTACCGGCTATGACTTAGGAATGAACACTCCAGGTGGATTTGGAGAATATATAAGCGTGCCAGCGTCATGGGTTATAAAAAAACCTGATAACCTCACATTAAAAGAATCCATGATATTTGGCACTGCCGGCTTTACCGCTGCATTATCTATAATCCAACTTGAAAAATATGGACTTACTCCGGAAAGTGGTGAAATCCTCGTTACAGGGGCAACTGGTGGTGTAGGCTCAATGGCTGTAGCCATGCTTTCTGAGTCAGGATATAATGTTGTGGCTGCCACAGGAAAAAAGGAAAAAGAAGAGATGCTCAAATCCCTTGGTGCTTCACAAATAATAGATAGAAAAGAGATAGATGATGAAAGTGGAAAACCTATGTTAAAACCTCGATGGGGCGGAGTTGTAGATACAGTAGGTGGAAATATACTTGTTACTGCAATTAAATCGCTAAAATACGGCTGCTCTGCCACCACATGCGGACTTACAAAATCACATGAATTAAACCTTACTGTTTTTCCATTCATCTTAAGGGGTGTAAACCTTTTAGGAATAGACTCAGTAGAGCAACCAATTGAAGTAAAAGAGAATGTTTGGAACAATATTTCCCAAAGATGGAATAAAGATTATGTGCAACAGATATACCAGGAAGTTAGTTTAGAACAATTATCAGAAAAAATAGATTTAATACTGAAAGGTCAAATTGCCGGTAGGGTTGTCGTAAAGATTTAA
- a CDS encoding ZIP family metal transporter, which yields MFEYFLSLPHTAQALLATLFTWFLTALGAAMVFFFKTINKRILNLMLGFASGVMIAASFWSLLAPAITMVEEEGGIIWLPPVIGFLSGGAFLWIVDKFLPHMHMDKQESEGVKTSLQRSVLLVLAITLHNIPEGLAVGVAFGAIGNGLTSASIGGAIALAIGIGIQNFPEGAAVSVPLRREGFSRFKSFMYGQASGIVEPIAGVVGAFAVVLMKPILPYALSFAAGAMIYVVVEELIPESQFGDEIDLSTIGAMIGFAVMMTLDVALG from the coding sequence ATGTTTGAGTATTTTTTGAGTTTGCCACATACTGCTCAGGCGCTTTTGGCGACACTTTTTACATGGTTTTTAACTGCTCTTGGGGCAGCAATGGTTTTCTTTTTTAAGACAATTAATAAGAGAATTTTAAATCTGATGCTTGGATTTGCTTCAGGTGTAATGATTGCCGCAAGTTTCTGGTCGTTACTTGCTCCTGCAATTACAATGGTTGAGGAAGAAGGTGGAATCATTTGGTTGCCTCCGGTAATTGGATTTTTATCAGGTGGGGCTTTTTTATGGATAGTTGATAAATTTTTACCTCATATGCATATGGATAAACAGGAGAGTGAAGGGGTTAAAACATCTTTACAGCGAAGTGTTTTACTTGTTTTGGCAATTACTTTGCACAATATTCCTGAAGGACTTGCAGTAGGGGTTGCCTTTGGTGCTATTGGAAATGGTTTAACATCCGCCTCAATTGGTGGAGCAATAGCCCTTGCAATAGGTATCGGTATTCAAAATTTTCCTGAAGGGGCAGCTGTTTCTGTCCCACTAAGGAGAGAAGGTTTTAGTAGATTTAAAAGTTTTATGTATGGTCAGGCTTCAGGTATTGTAGAGCCTATAGCAGGTGTGGTAGGGGCTTTTGCTGTAGTGCTGATGAAACCTATTTTACCTTATGCTTTATCATTTGCTGCGGGGGCAATGATTTATGTCGTAGTAGAAGAGCTTATTCCGGAGTCCCAATTTGGCGATGAAATAGACTTGTCAACAATAGGAGCTATGATTGGTTTTGCCGTAATGATGACTCTTGATGTTGCCTTAGGTTAA
- a CDS encoding acetate uptake transporter codes for MSKTVSARIESKGNEYVKESIEKGAMIAETIIKDTTANPAPLGLMGFGLTTILLNMHNVGLFGISSMILAMGIFYGGLAQIIAGVMEWKKKNTFGTVAFTSYGLFWISLVFIIMLPELGVAKKPSGTEMSAYLFMWGAFSTILWIGTFKVNKALMIVFSLLVVLFMLLAYADATGSHTAKLIAGYEGIICGISAIYTGAAQIINEMYGRAILPIGEF; via the coding sequence ATGAGTAAAACAGTAAGTGCTCGTATTGAGTCAAAAGGAAATGAATATGTTAAGGAGAGTATTGAAAAGGGTGCAATGATAGCTGAAACCATCATTAAAGATACTACTGCAAATCCAGCACCGCTTGGTTTGATGGGTTTTGGTTTAACTACGATTCTTTTGAATATGCATAATGTTGGATTATTTGGTATTAGTAGTATGATATTAGCTATGGGTATTTTTTATGGTGGTTTGGCTCAAATTATTGCCGGTGTAATGGAGTGGAAAAAGAAAAATACTTTTGGTACAGTTGCATTTACATCTTACGGGTTGTTTTGGATTAGCCTTGTCTTTATAATTATGTTGCCAGAATTGGGTGTTGCTAAGAAACCAAGTGGTACAGAGATGTCTGCTTACTTGTTTATGTGGGGAGCGTTTTCCACAATTTTATGGATAGGCACGTTTAAGGTTAATAAAGCTTTAATGATTGTGTTTTCCTTGTTAGTAGTTTTGTTTATGCTTTTGGCATATGCAGATGCCACAGGAAGTCATACTGCCAAACTTATTGCCGGTTATGAAGGTATAATTTGTGGCATAAGTGCAATATATACAGGTGCTGCTCAAATAATTAATGAGATGTATGGTAGAGCTATTTTGCCGATAGGGGAGTTTTGA
- the infC gene encoding translation initiation factor IF-3, which translates to MVKEVDKERVNEEITSPEVRLILSDGTQKGVVSIAEALKIAEEEGYDLVEIAPQAKPPVCKVMDYSKFKFEKSKKEKEAKKKQKQHQIDIKEIKFRPKIEEHDYGVKLKHVRRFLEDGDKVKVVVRYRGREMMFMDQGLELLNKLVSDLEDLCVVEKKPEMQGRQQTMVLAPKAN; encoded by the coding sequence ATAGTTAAGGAAGTTGATAAGGAAAGAGTAAACGAGGAAATAACCTCACCTGAAGTTAGGTTAATTCTTTCGGACGGTACTCAAAAAGGGGTTGTATCTATAGCTGAAGCGCTAAAGATTGCAGAAGAAGAAGGTTATGACTTGGTTGAAATTGCTCCTCAAGCTAAACCTCCGGTTTGTAAAGTAATGGATTATAGCAAGTTCAAATTTGAGAAGAGTAAGAAAGAGAAGGAAGCCAAGAAGAAACAGAAGCAACATCAAATTGATATTAAAGAGATAAAGTTTAGACCAAAAATTGAAGAGCATGATTACGGTGTAAAATTAAAACATGTCAGAAGATTTTTAGAAGATGGTGATAAGGTTAAGGTTGTGGTCCGTTATAGAGGTCGGGAAATGATGTTTATGGACCAGGGCCTTGAATTACTAAATAAATTAGTTAGTGATTTAGAAGATCTCTGTGTTGTAGAAAAAAAACCGGAGATGCAGGGTCGTCAGCAGACAATGGTCTTAGCACCGAAGGCTAATTAG
- the thrS gene encoding threonine--tRNA ligase produces the protein MNIYLPDGNVFELMEEATVIDLAKKISNGLAKVAIAGEVNGKLVDLYHNLKDGDKVRIVTNKDKEALDILRHSTAHLMAQAVKRLFPEAKVTIGPNIEDGFYYDFDIERPFTPEDLEKIEKEMKKISDENIQIRRKVLSKDEAVKLFSSMGETFKVEIINELEEGEVSLYEQGDFVDLCRGPHLPSTGKIKFFKLLNVAGAYWRGDENNKMLQRIYGTAWFKKEDLDDYLNRLEEAKKRDHRKLGKELELFSTFDEIGSGLICWMPKGGRMRATIEDFWRKKHYENGYELLYTPHIGKSNLWQTSGHLDFYNENMYSPMDIEGQNYFIKPMNCPFHIMIYKSKTRSYRDLPLRWAELGTVYRYERSGVLHGLLRVRGFTQDDAHIVCAQDQIESEIKEVLRFSLEMWKAFGFENIKGYIATRPEKSVGDESMWEKATNSLTEAIKSSGIEFEVDEGGGAFYGPKIDLKVKDAIGREWQMTTIQFDFNLPERFDMSYVDKDGQQKRPFMVHRALLGSLERFFGVLIEHFAGAFPMWIAPVQVKILNISDTQIDYCKELYNELKSNGFRVELDLRNEKIGYKIREAQMEKIPHMIIIGNDEMENKKVSVRLRNGENKNNLDFSEYIGVLRELDKSKTQQLWR, from the coding sequence ATGAACATATATTTGCCTGATGGAAACGTGTTTGAGTTAATGGAAGAAGCTACTGTAATTGATTTGGCTAAAAAAATTAGTAATGGCCTTGCCAAAGTTGCTATTGCAGGTGAGGTAAATGGTAAATTGGTAGATTTATACCATAATTTGAAAGATGGAGATAAGGTCAGAATTGTTACCAATAAGGATAAAGAAGCGCTTGATATTCTTAGACATTCTACTGCTCACTTAATGGCTCAGGCAGTTAAAAGACTTTTTCCTGAAGCAAAAGTTACGATAGGTCCGAATATAGAAGATGGTTTTTATTACGATTTTGATATTGAAAGGCCTTTTACTCCTGAAGATTTAGAGAAAATTGAAAAAGAGATGAAGAAGATTAGCGACGAGAATATACAGATAAGAAGAAAAGTTTTGAGCAAAGATGAGGCAGTAAAGCTTTTTAGTTCAATGGGCGAAACTTTTAAGGTGGAGATAATCAATGAGCTTGAGGAGGGCGAAGTTTCACTTTATGAACAGGGGGATTTTGTTGACCTTTGTCGCGGACCTCATTTACCAAGCACGGGGAAAATAAAGTTTTTTAAATTGTTAAATGTCGCCGGGGCATATTGGAGAGGTGATGAAAACAATAAAATGCTTCAGCGCATATACGGTACAGCTTGGTTTAAAAAAGAAGATTTGGATGATTATTTAAACAGACTTGAAGAAGCTAAAAAAAGAGATCATAGAAAACTCGGAAAGGAGTTGGAGCTTTTTTCAACATTTGATGAAATCGGTTCAGGTTTAATTTGTTGGATGCCAAAAGGTGGTAGGATGAGGGCTACCATTGAGGATTTTTGGAGAAAAAAACACTACGAAAATGGTTATGAGCTCTTGTATACGCCTCATATAGGAAAATCTAATTTGTGGCAGACTTCAGGCCATCTGGATTTTTATAATGAAAATATGTATTCACCAATGGATATAGAAGGGCAAAATTACTTTATAAAGCCAATGAACTGCCCTTTCCATATTATGATTTATAAATCTAAGACAAGATCTTACAGAGATTTACCCCTTAGATGGGCTGAGCTTGGTACTGTTTACCGTTATGAGCGTTCTGGTGTATTGCATGGGCTTTTAAGGGTAAGAGGTTTTACTCAAGATGATGCCCATATCGTTTGTGCACAAGATCAGATTGAGTCAGAAATAAAAGAGGTATTGCGTTTTTCCCTTGAAATGTGGAAAGCGTTTGGATTTGAGAATATAAAAGGTTATATTGCAACCAGGCCTGAAAAAAGTGTGGGCGATGAGTCGATGTGGGAGAAGGCTACAAACTCTTTAACTGAGGCTATAAAATCATCAGGGATTGAATTTGAAGTAGATGAGGGTGGTGGAGCATTTTACGGCCCTAAAATTGACTTAAAGGTAAAGGATGCTATCGGTAGAGAATGGCAAATGACAACAATACAATTCGATTTCAATCTTCCTGAAAGATTTGATATGTCATATGTTGACAAAGATGGTCAGCAAAAGAGGCCTTTTATGGTGCATAGAGCACTTTTAGGTTCTTTAGAAAGATTTTTTGGGGTACTGATTGAGCATTTCGCGGGTGCTTTCCCAATGTGGATTGCTCCTGTACAGGTTAAAATACTGAATATCAGTGACACGCAGATTGATTATTGTAAAGAGCTTTATAACGAACTAAAATCCAATGGGTTTAGGGTAGAGCTTGACTTAAGGAATGAAAAGATTGGGTATAAGATAAGGGAAGCTCAAATGGAAAAAATTCCTCATATGATTATTATTGGCAATGATGAAATGGAAAATAAAAAGGTTTCTGTAAGGCTGAGAAATGGAGAAAATAAAAATAATCTTGATTTTTCAGAATATATTGGTGTATTAAGAGAGCTTGATAAATCGAAGACTCAACAATTATGGAGGTGA
- the pheS gene encoding phenylalanine--tRNA ligase subunit alpha — protein MDLGVDIKSILEEIEKVSSLSDLYQLKVKYLGKKGIISQLNKNLKDIESDKRAEFGKKIHELRVLFENSYDEKEKALKEIERKQKLASEKIDITLPGFPINYGSIHPITKVYNEIVDIFTAMGFEVATGPEIESDFYNFEALNIPKAHPARDMQDTFYISEEVLLRTHTSPVQIRTMLEQKPPVKIIAPGKVYRCDSDVTHTPMFHQVEGLLVDEKVTFGDLKGTLTLFIKRLFGDDVPVRFRPSFFPFTEPSAEVDMGCVICNSKGCRVCKNTGWLEILGCGMVHPNVFKSVGYDSQKYRGYAFGMGIERITMLKFGINDLRLFFENNMKFLSQF, from the coding sequence ATGGATTTAGGTGTCGATATTAAGAGTATTTTGGAAGAGATAGAAAAAGTATCTAGCCTTAGTGACCTATATCAACTAAAGGTTAAGTATCTTGGTAAAAAAGGGATAATATCACAGCTTAATAAAAATCTAAAAGATATAGAAAGCGATAAAAGAGCTGAGTTTGGAAAGAAAATACATGAGTTGAGAGTTTTGTTTGAAAATAGCTATGATGAGAAAGAAAAAGCATTGAAAGAGATTGAAAGAAAACAGAAGCTTGCTTCTGAAAAAATAGATATTACGCTTCCGGGCTTTCCTATAAACTATGGAAGTATTCACCCTATTACAAAAGTTTACAACGAAATTGTTGATATATTTACTGCTATGGGGTTTGAAGTAGCAACCGGACCTGAGATAGAGTCAGATTTTTATAACTTTGAGGCTTTAAACATTCCTAAAGCTCACCCTGCAAGGGATATGCAGGATACTTTTTATATATCAGAAGAAGTGCTCCTTAGGACTCATACTTCCCCTGTTCAAATAAGGACAATGTTGGAACAAAAACCTCCGGTAAAAATAATTGCACCGGGAAAAGTTTACAGGTGTGATAGTGATGTAACTCATACACCTATGTTTCATCAGGTTGAAGGCTTATTAGTGGATGAAAAGGTCACTTTTGGTGATTTAAAGGGGACATTAACACTTTTTATAAAGAGACTTTTTGGAGATGATGTGCCTGTAAGGTTTAGACCGAGCTTTTTCCCGTTTACAGAACCTTCCGCTGAAGTTGATATGGGTTGTGTAATATGTAATTCTAAAGGTTGCAGGGTTTGTAAAAATACTGGGTGGCTTGAGATTTTAGGATGCGGTATGGTTCATCCGAACGTTTTTAAATCTGTCGGTTATGATTCTCAAAAATACAGAGGTTATGCATTTGGAATGGGGATAGAGAGAATTACGATGCTTAAGTTTGGTATTAATGATTTGAGGTTGTTTTTTGAAAACAACATGAAGTTTTTGAGTCAATTTTAG
- the rpmI gene encoding 50S ribosomal protein L35 translates to MPKMKTHRGAAKRFKVTGSGKVKFKRNGLRHILTSKSAKRKRALRRPDILTGADAENIKKLLPYA, encoded by the coding sequence ATGCCTAAGATGAAAACCCATAGGGGTGCTGCCAAGAGATTTAAAGTTACAGGCAGCGGAAAAGTGAAGTTCAAAAGAAACGGATTGAGGCATATCCTCACCTCAAAATCCGCAAAAAGAAAGCGCGCTTTGCGCCGCCCTGACATCCTGACAGGGGCTGATGCAGAAAATATCAAAAAACTGCTCCCCTACGCATAA
- a CDS encoding nitroreductase family protein, with translation MDVLTAIKTRRSIRQFEQINVEDEKIEELLRLAMCAPSAGNQQTWHFIVVNDEKIKNEIADMHPHAKMLYDAPACIIVLGDTSLERYKGFWVQDCSAAIMNILTAAPALNLQTVWCGIYPNEERVKDFKRYFKLPENVIPLGLIVLGYSKKSGFPVDRFKPERIHYNSFKH, from the coding sequence ATGGATGTGTTAACTGCAATAAAAACAAGGAGAAGTATCAGACAATTTGAGCAAATTAACGTAGAAGATGAAAAAATAGAAGAATTGCTTAGGCTTGCAATGTGTGCACCTTCTGCGGGTAACCAGCAGACGTGGCATTTTATAGTAGTTAATGATGAAAAAATAAAAAATGAAATAGCTGATATGCACCCTCATGCTAAGATGCTATATGATGCACCTGCTTGCATTATAGTCTTAGGCGATACATCTCTCGAAAGATATAAAGGATTTTGGGTGCAAGACTGCTCAGCTGCAATAATGAATATCTTGACGGCAGCCCCGGCACTTAACCTACAAACTGTATGGTGCGGTATTTACCCAAATGAAGAAAGGGTAAAAGATTTTAAACGTTATTTTAAGTTGCCTGAAAACGTAATCCCACTTGGGCTTATAGTGTTAGGATATTCAAAAAAGAGTGGCTTTCCTGTTGATAGATTCAAGCCCGAAAGAATCCACTACAATAGCTTTAAGCATTAG
- the rpsT gene encoding 30S ribosomal protein S20 → MAHTLSAKKRIRQSEKKRLRNKAYKSKMRTLTKKFVAAVNNGELAVAEESFKTVSREILKISTKGVIHKNQAARRVSRLAKKLNSIKSA, encoded by the coding sequence ATGGCGCATACATTGTCAGCTAAAAAAAGAATTAGGCAATCTGAAAAGAAAAGACTTAGAAACAAGGCTTACAAATCTAAGATGAGAACACTTACCAAGAAGTTTGTTGCTGCAGTTAATAACGGTGAATTAGCTGTTGCTGAGGAAAGCTTTAAAACAGTTTCAAGAGAAATTTTAAAGATTTCTACTAAGGGTGTTATTCATAAAAATCAAGCTGCAAGAAGAGTTTCAAGACTTGCCAAAAAATTAAATTCAATTAAATCAGCATAA
- the lysA gene encoding diaminopimelate decarboxylase, whose translation MVDKKLPFTKEQIERIIEKYPTPFHIYDEKGIRENAKRLKKAFSWNDGFKEYFAVKATPNPYILKLLKEEGFGADCSSMAELILSEKVGIVGENIMFTSNETPEYEYVKAKQLGAIINLDDITHIDFVDKVCGLPELICFRYNPGPLKGGNAIIGKPEEAKYGFTKEQLFEGYKICKERGVKRFGLHTMVASNELDPEYFVDTVNMLLDVAHEITNEVGIKFEFINMGGGIGIPYRPEQNPVDLEYVGNKIKDLFDKKVKGTKLDPLKLYMENGRMITGPYGYLVTKAIHKKDIYKKYIGVDASMANLMRPGMYGAYHHITVLGKENEPKDMVYDVVGSLCENNDKFAIDRNLPEIERGDIIVIHDAGAHGHAMGFNYNGKLRSAELLLKEDGGVELIRRAETIDDLFATLDFSRL comes from the coding sequence ATGGTGGATAAGAAATTGCCTTTTACTAAAGAGCAGATTGAGAGAATAATTGAAAAATATCCTACACCTTTTCACATTTACGATGAAAAGGGGATTAGGGAAAATGCTAAAAGATTAAAAAAGGCTTTTAGTTGGAATGATGGATTTAAGGAATATTTTGCAGTTAAGGCAACACCTAATCCATATATTTTAAAACTCTTAAAAGAGGAAGGATTTGGGGCCGACTGCAGTTCAATGGCTGAACTTATTTTGTCTGAAAAGGTAGGGATTGTTGGAGAAAACATTATGTTTACTTCTAACGAGACACCTGAGTATGAATATGTCAAGGCTAAACAGTTGGGGGCTATAATTAATTTGGACGATATTACTCATATCGATTTTGTAGATAAAGTTTGTGGACTTCCTGAGCTAATCTGTTTTAGGTACAACCCTGGTCCTCTTAAAGGTGGTAATGCTATTATTGGCAAGCCTGAAGAAGCTAAATATGGGTTTACAAAGGAGCAATTGTTTGAGGGTTATAAGATTTGTAAAGAGAGAGGAGTAAAGAGATTTGGGTTACATACGATGGTGGCATCTAATGAACTTGATCCTGAATATTTTGTAGATACTGTAAATATGCTCCTTGATGTTGCTCATGAGATTACAAATGAAGTTGGGATAAAGTTTGAATTTATCAATATGGGTGGTGGTATCGGTATCCCTTATAGACCTGAACAAAATCCTGTTGATTTGGAGTATGTTGGAAATAAAATTAAAGATTTATTTGATAAAAAGGTAAAAGGTACAAAGCTTGACCCTTTAAAGCTTTATATGGAAAACGGCAGGATGATTACAGGACCTTACGGTTATCTTGTAACCAAAGCTATTCATAAAAAGGACATTTATAAGAAATATATCGGTGTTGATGCCAGTATGGCAAATCTTATGAGGCCTGGTATGTATGGTGCATATCATCATATTACTGTGCTTGGCAAAGAGAATGAGCCTAAAGATATGGTATACGATGTAGTTGGTTCATTGTGTGAAAATAATGATAAGTTTGCTATTGATAGAAATTTGCCTGAAATAGAAAGAGGCGATATTATTGTAATACATGATGCAGGTGCACATGGACATGCAATGGGCTTTAATTATAACGGTAAACTAAGGTCTGCAGAACTTTTGCTTAAAGAGGATGGAGGTGTAGAGCTTATCAGAAGGGCAGAAACAATAGATGACCTTTTTGCTACCTTAGATTTTTCAAGATTATAA
- a CDS encoding acyl-[acyl-carrier-protein] thioesterase gives MENKKIKFKHKVNYNEVDKNLNLRIDSIFSYLQYAAVTHSEQVGNGTEFLKSLGYTWILAKLQIEISDLPTFGDEIEIVTWSLGAKGFTATRDFELKKDGMVFAKATSVWYFIDLGKRKIVKIPSEIIEKYNSLTIKPNFESLQKKKFDFDGNISFSDKITLRYSDFDSNEHVNNTAYFNYLQTGLFNFKGELPFIESISCQFLKEIPQSYKSVNIILSEQDKTGKFLIKDDIDFCTGEYKLRG, from the coding sequence ATGGAAAATAAAAAAATCAAATTTAAACATAAAGTCAACTACAATGAGGTTGATAAAAACTTAAACTTAAGAATCGATTCAATTTTTAGTTATCTTCAATATGCCGCTGTCACTCACTCCGAACAGGTTGGCAACGGGACTGAGTTTTTAAAAAGCTTAGGCTACACATGGATTTTGGCTAAATTACAGATCGAAATATCCGATTTACCCACTTTTGGAGATGAGATTGAAATAGTAACATGGTCACTTGGAGCAAAAGGTTTCACTGCTACAAGAGATTTTGAATTAAAAAAAGACGGTATGGTCTTTGCAAAAGCTACATCTGTTTGGTATTTTATTGATTTAGGAAAGCGAAAAATAGTAAAAATTCCAAGTGAGATAATTGAAAAATACAATTCTCTTACTATTAAACCAAACTTTGAGAGTCTTCAAAAAAAGAAGTTTGATTTTGATGGGAATATATCATTTTCTGATAAAATTACACTTAGGTATTCCGATTTTGACTCTAATGAACATGTAAACAATACTGCTTATTTCAATTACCTTCAAACAGGACTTTTTAATTTTAAAGGGGAATTACCATTTATAGAGTCAATATCTTGTCAATTTTTAAAAGAGATACCTCAATCGTATAAGTCTGTAAATATTATACTTTCTGAACAAGATAAAACAGGCAAATTTCTAATTAAAGATGATATAGATTTCTGTACCGGAGAATATAAATTAAGGGGCTAA